The following is a genomic window from Acidobacteriota bacterium.
GCCGTCGGCGGTGGGGCCGATATCGAGCAGCAGGTTGCCGCCCTTTGCGACGCTGTCCACCAGCAGATGGATGAGCTGCGCGGCGCTTTTGTAATCCGAGGCAGTTTCCATGCGGTTATAGCCGAAGGATTTCCCGCAGGTGGCGCAGACGTTGACTTTTGATGTCTGCGCGGACGGCGCAACCATCGCGATTTTACGATGTGTGCAAAAATTCAGAAATGGGAGAAGGCGATGGGTTTCTACGCAAGGCACTTTTTGCCGCGATTGATCGATCTGGCGATGAGAAACAAGGACACGGCTCGCCTGCGCGAAATGTGGATTCCTCAGGCGCGTGGTGAAGTATTGGAGATTGGCATGGGTTCAGGGCTAAACCTGCCGTTCTATCCCGCAACTGTCGAGCATGTGTACGGAGTCGATCCGTCCTTTGAACTGCAACAATGGCGCTCAAACAGGTGCACAAGACGCAGACAAAAGTGGACTTCATCACGCAGTCGGCAGAAGCCCCGCTGCCACTTTCTGACGCGAGCATTGACACTGTAGTTTCAACATGGGCGCTCTGTTCGATTCCGAATGCCGTTGAGGCGCTCAGTGAGATGAGGCGGGTCCTCAAGCCCGACGGATATTTTATTTTCCTCGAACACGGCCGCGCGCCTGATCCGCAAGTCGCTGCCTGGCAAAATCGACTGACGCCGGTTTGGAAGCGGTTTACGGGCGGGTGCCATCTCAATCGCAAGATTGATGAGATGATTGCCAGCGCCGGCTTTAAGATCAGCGAACTGGAAACCTGTTATCTTCCGGGCCCACGGCCAATGACGTTCACCTACGAGGGAGTTGCGGCACAACACTGAGCGCGAACCACCCCAAGCGGCTGGCGCGCGCATCACGGTATTTATGATGTGCGCGAAAGTTCAGCCCGGGGAGGCCTGCAACCTGCAGCCGGCCCGCTTTCCAAGAATCCGCACACAGGGCACATTTCGCCATGCAGGCGCCACCCCGGAGCCTAATTCGAAGGCTGGGTCGCGCATGTTATGGCATGAGGCATGTCAGGCCGAAATCCTGGAAAGTAGTGCCCCGCAGAAACAAAGACCCATACGACAAGCACGAAAGGCAACGTCAGCGCTGGCATGCCTGCGGGTGCAAAGAGTCCCGACAGGGCGGCGAAAACGATGGTTGTAGCGACGATAGCAACCAGCGAATAAAACGCATAAGCCCGATCTAATACAAAACCTGCGCTGCCCATCGCAATTGCCGTCAGGACGCAATTGAAGCCGAACAGCCCGGAGTGGATTGTCGGTTCGGCTGCACCCATCGCCCAGGCGACCCAAAATCCGACAAAGGAGCCCAGCAAAGCGGCACCAAACGCCCTCCGCGAACTGATCAGCAACCCGATCGCGAAGAGCACGCCTGTGATTACGTTGGCCTGGAAGAAAACTTGCGCGACGCCATTAAAGAGGCCTCCGGCAAGTGTTGACGCTCCGACCGCACCCATCACAATGGTTGTTTTGGGTAGTCCGGCTATCGGCAGATTAGATGTTGGATGCAACCGGCCGAAGAGCGTGTATGCCGGCAGAAAACATAGCGCCGTCAGCACAAATGGCGCGGTCAGCGGTGATATCTTCCGCTGTTCCAGCCACCGCAACATTGCAGCCATAAGGACCGTGGTGATTGCGGCAGCAAAGATCATAGAGACCCACATGATCACACTGGAGTGGAGGAAAGTGGCGAGCGCGACTGCGATAAGCGCCCCGTTAAAGCCGAACAGCCCGGCGCGCACGGTGCGCCTGTCAATTCCGAGCAGGAGAGCGAAGAGCGTGCTCACCGCAGCCCCCAGGATGACGGCGAACCCGCACAGCCTGGAACTGTAAAAGATGCCGGCCCAAAAGAACAGCCCGGCGAAGCTGTTATTCTGCAACATGACCTGGCCGACGCC
Proteins encoded in this region:
- a CDS encoding urea transporter, whose translation is MATKLSASGLVFDDSALRETPLTILDSVLRGVGQVMLQNNSFAGLFFWAGIFYSSRLCGFAVILGAAVSTLFALLLGIDRRTVRAGLFGFNGALIAVALATFLHSSVIMWVSMIFAAAITTVLMAAMLRWLEQRKISPLTAPFVLTALCFLPAYTLFGRLHPTSNLPIAGLPKTTIVMGAVGASTLAGGLFNGVAQVFFQANVITGVLFAIGLLISSRRAFGAALLGSFVGFWVAWAMGAAEPTIHSGLFGFNCVLTAIAMGSAGFVLDRAYAFYSLVAIVATTIVFAALSGLFAPAGMPALTLPFVLVVWVFVSAGHYFPGFRPDMPHAITCATQPSN